The genomic segment tttttttttcttcctgcttgGTGGTTCATCTCTTGGTCACattatttgtttgtgctgcaTCAGCAGGACAAACAACTGTTAGACATTCAGGGGAAGGTggtgttttacattaaaattcagCATATCTCTCGTCTGACAGCTTCTACCTTTTTATAAGAAAAGAGACtttggtttgtctttgtgtgatCTATACCTTGCAAGCTGTGCTGGTAGGGGTAAAAAGAGGGAATTATGGGTTTGGTATAgttaataaaatgttgttttgctcTATAATCTAGATGGGTGAAAGCCTGATATgttacatttaacattaaagcacatgtaaacatttcttcacatttcttcCTGAAATATGTCAAGACATCATTCCAGCACATGTCgctcacttattttttttttttttctttcttttccatctgtCCAAAACCATCTCGCCACATATGTGGAAATACGCTGTGAGTTTCTCCACGTGTCAAAGCTAAgacactgtgtgtctgtgtctgtgtccgtgcgtgcgtgcgtgtgtgtgcgtgcgtgcgtgtgtgtgtgtcgaaaGTTGCAACAGGGGTAACGCCTTCTCTCCTGCTATAACTCCAGTGTGAGTTATTGACGTTCTGGAGAGGTGGATGGCCTCGCTGTTGTTTCACTTTGTGcatcacaaacagaaacaaacacttgcgggtttatttttttcagagataATAAGCTGAATAATTGTTGTGTGAGATGGTCCGGTTTAAAGCGCCACTTACTgttattttccattaaaatttACACATAATGTTTAAATCTAGTGACGCTGTAGCCCTGGTTTGTGGCTCTCGTGTATTGCCTCTACATTCAAGTCACAGAGCTAAGCATCTGTTTTGAAGGATAATGacccattgtttttttttgttttgtttttttttccattgtaaaTTGCAGCTAAATTTCTAATCCAGGGTGGTCAGAATTTACATTGTGTGCTAtgtaaaacacaagaaatattCATGTTATTTTGTATCAATATATCAAATACAAGGGAAAATCAATATAGACACATGTAACTGATAATataacttttttaatttcatttcatgtaGTACACATTGAGTACGGACATTATGTCATTTCTGGTTAACATCTCTGGAACAGTGGCGCAACTTGGAAACTTGGTTAAAAATCCGGTTTATCGTGCAGCAGACAATTTTCCAACCAGATagttctggaaaaaaaattcagaagagAGTTAAGTTTTATTAAACCACCTTCTGGGATTTCCAAAGGACACTGAGTATTTATTTTTCGGGAAAATGGATGTTTATCGCTGTGACTTGAATTTAACGGAAAAATACAcgaggcacaaactggggctggTTCAGCTTCATTCAGCCCCGTAGAGTCAGTCAGTAGTACTATCCTGCACCGGTGGAAAGCTCGATTGAAACGGGGCTTTTTGTGCCTAAAAGAGGAGAGTgcaatgttcatattttttactCTTGAGTCTTATCGaggaatgtgtttgttttttttggttttttttctttctttctccttcagacCCATGCTATGTCAGGAAATGAGCTCATCGTAGGGTACAACCAGAGCACTTCAGGTGATTAACGTACTATATGCAATTAGAGTAAAAACGCAGGAGGGATCCTgcacagggttttgtttttttgttgttttttttttttaatagtactCTGCACAAAACGCCAAAGAATCCATTCTGTGTCTGCTGTCGATTTAAACCCTCTTGCTTTTAAAATTCAGCTAATTTAAACCTACTGTGGTATGTAAAGCAATATTAACCTACATTCCCCATGCCAGCCATACTTCACACCTCAGAGAAACATGATGGTAGTCTGTTCCTGTTGGGGTTgggatggggtgggggggccttttttttttttttttcttctctctctctctctccttcctctgcatGTGTTCCGATCATACGAGTCTTCATTGCTACTGATTGAGCCCTGACTATAAGCTGTTAGGAAATGTCAATATTTGAATTCTCTCAGAggtatatttttatgtatgtatatttctCAAATGTTTATTGTGATAGTTTAGGGacttgtttttagttttcagtgATTAGTTAGCAGCCATTCGATGACAATCCACACTTGTATACTCCGGAAATTTTTGTCTTGGGGgggaaaataataaaagttgaCTAAAtgggtgtttttctgtttgtttctctctttgttttctcttgcaAGGCTAACGGTTTAGCTTTAGAGTATGTCACATGTTTAACTGCTCTAAGGCTTACAGTAGTTGAAGTACAGACTCTGGTGTTTTTGACAAGCAAGCaagcagaggggaaaaacagaaaactgagaaaaccaaACTGAAGGCATTAAAATAACTACAGTTATAAAAGTAGAACACCATGGCAACTGAACTAAGgctgatataaaataaaacggGGTAGAGCAGCGATGACGAGGTCGATTTTGAGGAAAtgaaagttgttttattttttttccttctcatgaATACTATATTTGAGAAAGCTGTGTCAGCCAATCGCTGACTCAGGCGCTAATCTCCCAACAGCTCAGCTCACACCACATTACACCTCACTGCTGGCCCCGCGCCAAGGACTGCAACAACCTCCCTAGTCAGTTGATCTAGAGATCTATTTTCAGCGCCTGGGCCAGGATGGACTCAGCCGTGCTATATCGGCCTCTCTAATAGAGCGGCAACCTGTTTTTTAACCTAATTGTCTCCTCCTGAAGGAGAAAAGCCATTCAGCCCGTGTTTAGAGTTTTAATCCGCGGTGGCCCACGCAACTAAACAGAAAACACCAAcagcatttcacaaaacacatcacgaaaaaaaaccacaatggCATTTTAGGAAATTCATCAACAAAGCAGAGAACACAACTTTGCAGAATACACAACATTCGCGAAAACAAATTGAAGATGCTCCGTGGAGTTTtcttgcacacaaacaaaaaatatgtcaATCTGTTTCTAACCAAATTGCTCTATGTATGTCCGTGATGTCTTAACAAATGATTTGGATGCATTTCCATCCAAATACGTTTGCAAAGccaatttttaatattttaaatcctaTGTTGTTTTACACACACTGCTGGAAATTTTGCTTTCCACCGCCACCAACTGTGGCTCATCAGAATAGTGCGAGACCAGCAGCAAGAACGTGCATCCCATCACCAGCGTACAtgtgcacaaaacaaacagaaggacCCACTCAGTGAAACCGCTTCTCCGCAGGGTGACTTTAACAAATCAGAAGATAGAATAACAAAACTGTTTGGTTctttctgttgtattttctgtgtagttattttctgatcatttaGTTTGTTGTTTCATTGTGTTATCTGAAATGCTGTAGTGTAAtgttggattttctgttttgttttctgaaatgtcatgttttctgctttgttgttgtgttttgcttagttgtttttctgaaaggtttttctaaaacattgtctttttttttttaatgtgttttgtacGGTGGCTCAACGCACTgcaacttaagaaaacacatgcagatagacaaaatacaaacaaattaagaaaagatCTTCATCAATTTGACAacacatgcactgcaaataCACtcaacacaaccaaatacagaaacacgCTGCAATTAGCACGATAACAACAAAGGAAGTGTTTCAAGGGGACACAAAAAAGTGATGAACCCGGCTGGGacgctgttgttgttgcttgttGTTTTCCAACACCACTGACAAGTAGCCGATTTCAATAACTTAAAAAAGTCCCAaagaactgagaaaaaaaaaaaacgcgtGCTAGCTTGAGGGCTAGTCCCAAGCCGAGGAACCAATACAGCTAAACGCTTGATCACCCTTTGACCTTAACCTGGACTCTGGAGCAACTGAAAGGCCTAAGCCAGATCTAGGAGGCCTTCCGAGGCAGTAAGATGTTAGAAGTTCACTGATGTACACTGGCGCCTGATGCTAAAAATTCTCACTCAGAAAATGTGTCTCTGGGctgctgtaaattaaattaatctataTATCCGAGGTGTCCCCTGCTGCTTGGGGCCTCGTATAAGTACTCCTGCTCTTCCCCCATCGAAAATCTACAGTCACGCACTCAAACTGTGTCACTAATCCCCTGGACTAAAAGACAAGAGGCAGATAGTCCCCTCCTGGCCTTAATCTTATGCTGACTTTACATAAACTCACCTCAGATTGAGGCTGAGAAGCGGTTACCACATCAGTTGCGCTCTCAGTATGGCATTTCTCAGAAACTGCCTATTTATGGCCTCACATCTCATTTTCCTGCATCCGGTTAGTAGAGTTAAAATCAGGCAACAACAGCTAATCCCCTCTGAAGAGAACACCATCCATCTGCTGAGCTTCATCAGCGGATGGAgatgttcatatttttcttttttttttaatgggcaCTTTTAGgacttcttgtccatgttgacttaaaagttgaCTCTTAAATTCATCCTTGTCCTCTGAAACAACAGTAAACATAAGTAactcaccacaaggtccatttagcagCTGTTCCGGAGCTTCAAACTTTTAAACCAACCTGGGCAAGAAGTCCTTTCAGAGCTCcgaaaatggaaatttaaagcTACCAAAAGAACCTTTTGGTGAAACAGCAGTTGTGTCATCTGTAAGGCCACTTTTAggtaaaaacaattaatcacaAAAAGTGTCCATTTAGtggctgctctggagctttcgTTCATGGAGATTTGATCATCTGCAATGGCCAAATCCAGATTATGTGCTAtggctgaaagctccagaacagctactaaatggaccttgaggtgaggttgcagttacagagcaacatgaccattcatttggagacgtgtgtgtgtccactcggtgaatctaagtccaatattcactctcttttagctctgtttttggtctccaccagctcctgagggaattatctggctctttagctgctaaatgctccactgtgctCACCAGCTACTTGCTCACTGGGTCtgacgctatgagagcggtgagagtgaacagCAACACAGCAACAGTTGTGGGTCGGACAACTGAATATGAAACTCGCTATAAAGCTTCGTAGaactgaggggagctgcagattcaggtgacaATCTtttgtaggttcatcactatgagtgatGCCTTCCGCATTGTCTTCACACTGTCAGTTGACAGCGAACTGAAACAATTTGATTGTAGCTCCTTTCGATTAATGTTATTGCCACATAATGACCAAAAAGCGCACTGATTATTATTGGCATCAAGGCCCTCGCGACGATCTCTCTTCTGATCCACACTCAGCTGaaccgagaaaaaaaaacacttgcgGCAAAGTTCAATTTAAAGATAAACTTCCTGTTTGACAGTAAGCACTAGAAAACCCCCAGCACCCCCGCTTAAACATGAACATATGAATCATTGTGTAATCATGGTTTCCTATTTCCTAAGAGTTTAAAGTATGCATTATAAAATTCATGCAGAATACATTATGACCATCTGCTCTGTCCTAGAACACACACTTAGCTCTAATCCCACATTGATTTCAGCTGTAAATCTATAAAGCAGCAGTGGGAGTGATATTTCATTGAGATTCTCTTTAACTACTCAGCTTTGTTTACAAGTTTATAGTTTAGTTTATCACTTAACTTTGAGATAGCTGTAGAttggaaataaatgaataatattaGTTGTGATAGTGAATAAAGTGGAgaattttaacctttttatgGCCAAAAACTACAACATAGCACAAGTGACAGGTAGTTAATGTGTAActgataaaacaacaaaatatgaaaaaaaaaaaaaaaaacaccaagtcaattatttattattctgattaattttaatcaacaacacatgcaaacataccTGACAACTCAATCTTTACAGACACAAGCTCACATTCGCTCTCGCACGCAAAATTAAGAGTGTGGACAGGCGTCTCTActtgtccttctctttctgctccttctctttcttgtctttctcgGCTTTGGCCTCCTCTGCCTCGTGCTTCTTGATCAGCTCCTCCACTTCCTTCAGCTTCAGCACCTTGATGCAGGTCTTGCCGTTCTCGCGGGTCAGGGTGGCGATCTCCACTGAAACAGCAAACACGCAGACTGTAAGGAATCCGTAGAATGGCCATTTGTAGCCAGGTTAAGACCTAAAACCTAAAAACTaagcttttattgtgatattAATTTTGCAGGGGATGATAATGTGTTACATGATTTTGTacacttattttaatttagacCTTAATTTGCTACATAtactatacatactgtatatttctcaAGACTCTTGCCTGAGATATCTGACTTGGACTCGCACTAAATTTCACTCTCCATTGGGGAGAAAGACTCGCCCACGAATCATGTATATTTAAGGCAAACAAATGAAACCACGTTGGTAAACAGTAGCTGGCCTTTATCTCATCCAAGTACCTTTAGTGctaatgtttgtgcttgtgtttccCAACAATTGTCCATGAAGAATACGACCCACTTGGAAAGAAATCTCCCAATTTGCCAGAACTCCTCTAAATCTGACCTGCTGACATAGAATGTAAAAAGCTCTACAGAGGCTAAAGGACAATGATAGCTTCCAATAATATTCCTGTTAGTTTATAATAGTTTCATTAAGGGGTCTTTGTTggctggaaatgttttattgatgcTGAAATGATACATGAACACTATTAAAGCAGCAGTATTTGATTTTGTCTTGCTTTTTAGGGGCAGgagaacaagctgaaaacacaaccctgacattttatcaccttaaaaaaaaggttggtgTGGTGAACAAAGAGCTGCCTATTTACacctccagcagacacagagcatcATTACCATCCATCTGGAGTCGTACTCCTGTCCATCTGACCAATGTCAGTCCAACATTTACTCTGCCTTTAGCTCCGTTTTTGGTCTCTCCCAACTCCTGGGAGAAATATCTGTCTCATCAGCCACAATGCTCCCGAGCTAGTCGCCAACTTGGTCTGCCGGGGCTGAAAACAAGGCTGATGAGAGCGTTGagaacctgaaccaaagagctgggccataaaaccaaaacaatgagccgaaagGTGTTAAAGATAAAGCCGAGCGGAACTGTACACCCGCATGATGCTtctcattacattacatttaattaatggatccactgtaaatataaaaacattgcttAGTGCAGCTATAACTTGTATATACTTTTTAGTTAATTTTGCTGCCAGATTGTCAGATATCTAActttatatagtatatattgtATCTGTGTGCTGCTTGTATGGttgactgaatgttttttttgttttgttttcaggtctCTCTTAAAAAGGAAATCTTTATTGCAGTGAGACTGCAAGATCAAAAAAGTTAACATAATATCCAATGGCTCAATTTCTCTAAAAATATctagtttttaaaattctagatttgatttttgatttatctGTACATCTCTCTATCTGACTACTCAAATCCGCACCTTTCTCTGCAGACAGCTTGCTGACGTCCATTGTTTTATTGAGAACTTTAATGGCGAGGGCGAGGGCTGAGGAAAGGGTCATCTCCCCCTCTTTGTAGTCCTGCTTCAGCATAGAGACAGCTGCCTAGGAGCGAGCAGAGAacaacaaagagagacaaagtgaaaaaaacaaaaacaaaacaaaacaaaacattgtaaTCGCAACCGAGTCCCAAAACACCATCCTCCTATTGTTAGTTCTGCAGAGTTTACGTAGGAAGCCCTGCAGACTGGCCTTCGCATCCGTTCACAACTGTGAAGATCGCATTTCAACACTCGGTCCAAACTCTTCTGTAGACCCACCTCTGTCTACCTGATCTCATATCAGCTCACTGCGTGGAGCACAACGCGAACACTGTCGGGATCAGGTGTGTTTTATCTCACCGGAGGAAACCGACGCTAAACGTGCATGTACTCATCGTGCTGCAGGGGCTGTTGGACAGGAGTGTTTATGCAATGCTCTGAGGAGGCTCTGTTACCCACAATGCTTTGTGCGCAGCCCCGCGGAAACCCACTGAGATTAGCATAGCCACCATGAATCGAGAATTACAAAATGAGCCGCCCCAAGAGTCAGCACTAAGTAGGCCACAGCATGCCTGTTTATTGTGACTGTCCAGTCTTTGCCATGGCCACTGTGTTTAGAAACTCTGTGCAGCTGCGCCCCCTAGTGTCACCATCTGGAATATTGGTTTCATTCTTGTCAGAACACATGTACGCAGAAGCGATTCAGCCTATTTTAGATAATACAGCTGTTGCAGAGAACTGGACAGGAGCTTTGAGGCACTCCCGTGAAACCTACAGCACTGTTGTTTCCAATGCAGGTGGCTTTCCAGCCTCCGTAGTTTCCACTTGGGTCGCTCTGGTAGAGCTGGAAGCCATAGTGTTTATCCCAGCCAATGTAGAGCAGCGAGACTCCAAACGGACGCTTTCCTgtaagcacgcacacacacacacacacacacacacacacacacacacacacacacacacacacacacacaaaaacacagtgacatttcaaaatacCGATTCAGCTGAGGTACTCCtaactttgatttttgattCCAGAAACTTGCAGAGATTTGGAAACTGAAATTTCATTGTGCCATTTCAGATGTAGCATAGAGTACAAAGACAATACTCCACAATTATTCATGTGCAGTCATATTGTAATGTGACTTTCATTTTAAGGACTCACGGTGATAAGATGCAAAGAGTAAAGtcaaacagttttttcaaaTAGTTACaactaatgatgatgatttatattttgaatgACAACATCAAATTAACAACTATGCAAACCAACGTGAAAACAAAGAAGACCAAGCATTCCCAAGTGTAGGACAAAAAAGTCCAagactaattaaaaaaaaagatagatggCTACTGATTTTCACATTACTGacggaaaaaaataaaagtgaaaaggtAAGAAAAATACTCccaactgcaaaaacaacacaaagcttGTCTGATCAGGATGTAACTTGAACTACACTCTGCATGCAAATGACTGACTTGGCTCTGTCTAAGAAAGAACTGAATGCTGTATTAGAAAGGTTCTCATTTGCCAACAGAAAGACAACAGTGAGCCTGCTTTAACTGTGTGGTGCTGCCCTGTACCTCCAAACTGGGTGTAGGCCTGTTTGATGTCACACAAGGCCGTGACCAGCTGCTCGCAGGGGATTGGCTCCTGGTACTGCAGCAGGTACCTGTaacagccacaaaaacaaatgtcatgacatcaactttttttttttctttttaccttttagAGGACATTTGGCCgcagccaaaacaaaacaaaacaaaacttgatcTTTACTGCCAAGCTTCGGTGTCAGAGCTCACCTCTGTGCTATAAGCCTCAGCTCGTTGGTCAGTACGTTGGCATCTGATGTGATTCCCGCCACACTGCACGCCATGTCTCTGTGAGGTAATGGAAACACATTGGATCAGTGCAAAACATCTGTgaattttttgtctctttacatGTGATAATCTTATATAATCATTTAATGCCAGTCACAGGCTGGATGGATACAGTTGCACAAATATATCACTGCAGTTTCAATTGGTGTAATACTATGAAAGTCACTGATAACTGAATGTACCTATTTAAAGTTGTAGATCCGTAGACTGTAAGCATTTGCACGCTGCCAACTAATGACactaaaacacaacagtaaGATGCAAGACGAGGTAACCCACTCATTCAGCTTGTAGATTTTCTCTGAGAAAAACACTTCATCCAGCAGCTTGTGGATGTTCCTCCTctcagcagccagcagcacCCCATCGTTGGCTAAAATTCCCAGGCAGGTGCCGGCGTGGCCGATGGCCTCCATGGCGTACTCAACCTGGTACAGACGCCCTGCAAAGGACACACGGCGCTGTCAGGATGAGAATGGAGGGGCACAGCACTAACAGGCGAGAAATTTATGAACCGAGATGgcctcttcaaaaaaaaaaaaaaacggcgtgaaataaaataaaaaacaaaaagaagtaaCTAAGAGGCTTCACACAGTAAACAACTTGCAGCCTCATCAGTTACTTAACTCAGTAATTCTTACCTTCGGGTGAGAAGATGGTTGTTCGGGAATCATATCGACGGGACTGTACggaaacagaagagagaggaaagccGATCAGAACTTATTTAACTTCAAAGTACAGACCAGAGAGCTTTGGTTAATTAAGATTCAATAAGGGTACAATATGTCATCTTTCTCCTGCAGCTGTGTTACAGTCTCAATGAGAAAATGTGGCCTCAACCTTTAAAAATCCTCCTGAGTGTTTTCGCCGTCACCCCTAACCTAAACTTTGAGGCAAACTTCTCTGAAGTTTGGCgtttttcttcttgttgttGCTAAGGCAGGAAGCACTGGCGTGCTGGGAAGTTCACTAGAAGATGAATAAATCTGCTTTGTTTAATGAAATGActccctgggggggggggttgtaaaGTGTCTCTGTTTAATGG from the Xiphias gladius isolate SHS-SW01 ecotype Sanya breed wild chromosome 8, ASM1685928v1, whole genome shotgun sequence genome contains:
- the psma4 gene encoding proteasome subunit alpha type-4, coding for MSRRYDSRTTIFSPEGRLYQVEYAMEAIGHAGTCLGILANDGVLLAAERRNIHKLLDEVFFSEKIYKLNEDMACSVAGITSDANVLTNELRLIAQRYLLQYQEPIPCEQLVTALCDIKQAYTQFGGKRPFGVSLLYIGWDKHYGFQLYQSDPSGNYGGWKATCIGNNSAAAVSMLKQDYKEGEMTLSSALALAIKVLNKTMDVSKLSAEKVEIATLTRENGKTCIKVLKLKEVEELIKKHEAEEAKAEKDKKEKEQKEKDK